TGGCCACTCTACTAAACATATAGTATGATCATCAAAATAATCTCTAATTCCCATACACTCCAATTCTTCCGAAGAAATTAACCTATAAAAATCAAAATGATACACACGCCAATGTGTCAACATATAAGATTCAACTAAAGTATAGGTAGGACTATTAATATGCCCAATATGTCCTAATGCATGCAAAAATCCCTTACAAAAAACAGATTTTCCTGACCCTATATAGCCATTTAAATAAATTAAACAACCTTGAACGCAAACAGAAGCTAAAGTAGCACCTAATGACAAGGTTTGTAATTCATCAGATAATACTAATACATATTTTTTCATCATTAATACAAATTTAATATCTTATACGCCACAATATTGTTATAAACAAAATAATATAAGCAATCCCTCGCATGATCACTTCTTATGCAGTCAATTTTGTAGATACATTTAGATACATTTAAATATATATAAAACTTATATAAAAATATAAAAAATATACCAACACTCATTACATTTCTCTACACTAAATAAAATTTCAAGTTAAAATTAAAAAATTATAATCTATATACATATTCAAAAATTGATTTGCATGATGTACTCTGTATATCAATATAAACATATTGATATACAGAGTACGAGTAATAAGCATCGAATCAATATATTGAAAAAGCAATTGTATATTACATACACTTATGAAAGAAAACTGAAAATATTTTATTATATTTAAACTTCTACTACTTATAGAGCTCACTACCATATTAATAAATACATATGTTTAATTTATCCGTCAGCTAAAAATAATTCAATGGTTTTATGCATAATTTAAGATTCTAAGATATATTAAAAATAATACACTTATTTCAAATGCAGTTTGGAATTAATATATAATGATATCAATCAATGATATAAAGTAAATACTAAAATGGAGCGGGAAACGAGACTTGAACTCGCGACCTCAACCTTGGCAAGGTTGCGCTCTCCCAAACTGAGCTATTCCCGCTTTTATTTGAAGTAAAAATTATAATTATTATTCAATGTATTTAGATCGTATACAAACAACAACCATACACTTAACTTATACATACCAACTAATTATTTTATTAAGTTAATAGCATTCATTCCTACTACTCTTAAATAAAACTATATTCATTATCAACTTTATTACGCACCTTTTAATCGTATAAAATGCTTACGATAATACATCAATTCTGCAACAGATTCACGAATATCATCTAATGCGCAATGGGTGTGCTGTAATTGTAATCCAGATATCAAATCTGGTCTCCATCGAATCATTAATTCTTTAATTGTACTCACATCTAAATAACGATGATTAAAATACGATTCTAATTCCGGCATATATCGAAATAAAAATAGACGATCTTGCGCTATGCTATTTCCGCATATCGGTGATTTTTTAAAATTGACCCAATTTCTCAAAAACTTTATTGT
This sequence is a window from Blochmannia endosymbiont of Camponotus sp. C-003. Protein-coding genes within it:
- the tsaE gene encoding tRNA (adenosine(37)-N6)-threonylcarbamoyltransferase complex ATPase subunit type 1 TsaE, encoding MKKYVLVLSDELQTLSLGATLASVCVQGCLIYLNGYIGSGKSVFCKGFLHALGHIGHINSPTYTLVESYMLTHWRVYHFDFYRLISSEELECMGIRDYFDDHTICLVEWPKQGMGILPKEDISITINYHDRKNFRQVIIESSSNVGHKMCDDLLACWKLDI
- the orn gene encoding oligoribonuclease; protein product: MRDNNLIWLDLEMTGLDPDRDRILELATLVTDSKLNILSEGPVAVIHQSESQLLSMDDWNTRVHSATGLIEKVRCSTLDEISASNLTIKFLRNWVNFKKSPICGNSIAQDRLFLFRYMPELESYFNHRYLDVSTIKELMIRWRPDLISGLQLQHTHCALDDIRESVAELMYYRKHFIRLKGA